In Microbacterium maritypicum, the following are encoded in one genomic region:
- a CDS encoding GNAT family N-acetyltransferase encodes MRGRRAGIVSAATVRAARATDQQALGALWATAFTPPLAPDQWLVDDERLAHTRVAEDDDGLCGSIYGLPKRLRESDGGIAAVHAIGSVAVAERARGQGLARRLVAATLQAAGDADWALLFTGTPEVYRSSGFETFSMARTVAGPWRAATPAGDEGRVVRESLGLGSLRPVREVYERSRSDLVLAPVRGDRDWAMAEVRLRGAILYRRIEGSTVVGYAVAEPRGGVGVLLESAVLPGADGARDDLLAAIAVDWASAGVTSCELAVPALPEEDRALRAFAPEAVRQDDRTGMIRPLRRAARLHGIRHFTAGDYF; translated from the coding sequence ATGCGCGGCCGCCGCGCGGGCATCGTGAGCGCGGCGACAGTCCGTGCCGCCCGCGCCACGGACCAGCAGGCGCTCGGGGCGCTATGGGCGACGGCGTTCACGCCCCCGCTCGCTCCCGACCAGTGGCTCGTCGACGACGAACGGCTCGCGCACACGCGGGTGGCCGAAGATGACGATGGCCTCTGCGGGTCGATCTACGGACTACCCAAGCGGCTCCGGGAATCCGACGGCGGGATCGCCGCGGTGCACGCCATCGGCAGCGTCGCGGTCGCCGAGCGGGCGAGGGGGCAGGGGCTCGCACGCCGGCTGGTCGCCGCGACCCTGCAGGCGGCGGGCGACGCCGATTGGGCACTGCTGTTCACCGGTACACCCGAGGTGTACCGCTCCAGCGGGTTCGAGACGTTCTCGATGGCGCGGACCGTGGCCGGGCCCTGGCGCGCTGCGACGCCCGCCGGAGACGAGGGTCGCGTCGTGCGCGAATCCCTCGGGCTCGGGAGCCTCCGCCCGGTGCGCGAGGTCTACGAACGTTCACGGTCCGATCTGGTCCTGGCGCCGGTGCGCGGCGATCGGGACTGGGCGATGGCGGAGGTGCGGCTGCGAGGCGCCATTCTGTACCGCCGGATCGAAGGATCGACCGTGGTCGGCTACGCGGTCGCCGAGCCTCGCGGCGGGGTCGGCGTGCTCCTCGAGAGCGCCGTGCTTCCGGGTGCCGACGGTGCGCGGGATGACCTGCTCGCCGCCATCGCGGTGGACTGGGCATCCGCCGGGGTGACGTCGTGCGAGCTCGCCGTGCCCGCCCTGCCGGAGGAAGACCGCGCGCTGCGTGCGTTCGCGCCCGAGGCCGTGCGGCAGGACGACCGCACCGGGATGATCCGCCCGCTGCGGCGCGCGGCGCGACTGCACGGCATCCGCCACTTCACGGCGGGCGACTACTTCTGA
- a CDS encoding GntR family transcriptional regulator: protein MQELGRERLAGSGTDRRATVRSVSDQNIAEQVTDELRAAIHSGELAPGERLVERKLADRLGVSHIPVREALTRLAEERLITREPRRGARVAQLSAQDLEEISSLRIVLEQFMAIRVQERWNEESAARLGAIIQAMSDAAPGDIDEVLRQDRLFHETLADLAEHRFLDEVSGQLRGRITGFLHAANAALDPAELEEHVRSHQQIVDAIASGDPDRAQAVIAEHVTRAVRRITPSAEAE, encoded by the coding sequence TTCCGGCACAGACAGGAGAGCCACGGTGCGCAGCGTCTCGGATCAGAACATCGCCGAACAGGTCACGGACGAGTTGCGCGCTGCCATCCACTCCGGAGAGCTCGCGCCCGGCGAGCGCCTCGTCGAACGCAAGCTCGCCGACCGGCTCGGTGTGAGTCACATCCCGGTGCGCGAGGCCCTGACCCGCCTGGCCGAGGAGCGCCTCATCACCCGCGAGCCCCGCCGCGGGGCCCGCGTCGCGCAGCTGAGCGCGCAGGACCTGGAGGAGATCTCGAGCCTGCGGATCGTGCTCGAACAGTTCATGGCCATCCGGGTGCAGGAGCGCTGGAACGAGGAATCCGCCGCCCGCCTCGGAGCCATCATCCAGGCGATGTCGGATGCGGCACCCGGCGACATCGACGAGGTGCTGCGCCAGGACCGCCTGTTCCACGAGACCCTCGCCGACCTCGCCGAGCATCGCTTCCTCGACGAGGTGAGTGGTCAGCTGCGCGGACGCATCACCGGATTCCTGCACGCCGCGAACGCGGCGCTCGACCCCGCCGAGCTCGAGGAGCACGTGCGCAGCCACCAGCAGATCGTCGATGCCATCGCGAGCGGCGACCCCGACCGGGCGCAGGCCGTGATCGCCGAGCACGTCACCCGCGCGGTGCGGCGCATCACGCCCTCGGCCGAGGCCGAGTGA
- a CDS encoding APC family permease, giving the protein MPRTNPKNPAYSVWRRKPVGDLNEEAESSGLFKSLGLWQLTAIGVGGIVGVGIFSLAGLVAHGDATNPGVGPAVVISFLIAGLASAAAALSYAEFAGMIPRAGSAYSYGYVALGEITGWFIGWDLLLEYVAIVAVVAIGISGYLDAFLSGFGVHLPTAVTETFDQPGGVVNIPAILICLLVTFLLSRGTKTFGRFELVAVGIKILLILFIVGLGIFYINTDNYTPFMPSGFGPVFTGAATVFFAVFGYDAMSTAAEEAKDGRKHMPKAIILSLIIAMLLYVAATLVLTGMQNYQDIDPKAGFASAFSSVGLPVIASIISVFAVLSILTVMLTFLLGATRVWFSMSRDGLLPGWFSKVDGRGVPQRVTWIAGIGSAFFAGIFPIRAVADLTNIGILAAFVVVCIAVVVFRYTKPDAPRTFRLPFMPVVPIVGVAFSLFLISQLHWETWLRFGVWLVIGLVVYFAYGRRHSLMNPDSPRRRR; this is encoded by the coding sequence ATGCCCCGCACGAATCCGAAGAATCCGGCGTATTCCGTCTGGCGGCGCAAGCCGGTCGGCGACCTGAACGAAGAGGCGGAGAGCAGTGGTCTCTTCAAATCCCTCGGGTTGTGGCAGCTCACCGCGATCGGCGTCGGCGGCATCGTCGGCGTCGGGATCTTCTCGCTCGCGGGCCTCGTCGCGCACGGCGATGCCACGAACCCCGGTGTCGGGCCCGCGGTCGTCATCTCGTTCCTCATCGCCGGACTGGCGTCTGCGGCCGCCGCTCTCTCGTACGCCGAATTCGCGGGAATGATCCCCCGGGCCGGATCGGCGTACAGCTACGGCTACGTCGCGCTCGGCGAGATCACCGGATGGTTCATCGGCTGGGATCTGCTCCTGGAGTACGTGGCCATCGTGGCCGTCGTCGCGATCGGGATCTCCGGCTACCTCGATGCGTTCCTCTCCGGCTTCGGCGTCCACCTGCCGACCGCGGTCACCGAGACGTTCGACCAGCCCGGCGGCGTCGTCAACATCCCGGCGATCCTGATCTGCCTGCTCGTGACTTTCCTCCTCAGCCGCGGCACCAAGACCTTCGGCCGGTTCGAGCTGGTGGCGGTCGGGATCAAGATCCTGCTGATCCTGTTCATCGTGGGCCTGGGCATCTTCTACATCAATACCGACAACTACACCCCGTTCATGCCGTCCGGCTTCGGCCCGGTCTTCACCGGGGCCGCGACGGTGTTCTTCGCCGTGTTCGGCTACGACGCGATGAGCACCGCCGCCGAGGAGGCGAAGGACGGGCGCAAGCACATGCCGAAGGCGATCATCCTGTCGCTCATCATCGCGATGCTGCTCTACGTCGCCGCGACGTTGGTGCTCACCGGGATGCAGAACTACCAGGACATCGACCCGAAGGCCGGCTTCGCCTCGGCGTTCTCGAGCGTCGGGCTGCCCGTCATCGCCTCGATCATCTCCGTGTTCGCGGTGCTGTCGATCCTCACGGTCATGCTCACGTTCCTGCTCGGCGCCACCCGCGTGTGGTTCTCGATGAGCCGGGACGGGCTGCTCCCCGGCTGGTTCTCGAAGGTCGACGGCCGCGGCGTGCCCCAGCGGGTGACCTGGATCGCGGGCATCGGCTCCGCGTTCTTCGCCGGGATCTTCCCCATCCGTGCCGTGGCCGACCTGACAAACATCGGCATCCTGGCGGCGTTCGTCGTCGTATGCATCGCCGTCGTCGTGTTCCGGTACACGAAGCCGGATGCGCCGCGCACCTTCCGGCTGCCGTTCATGCCGGTGGTGCCGATCGTCGGCGTCGCCTTCTCGCTGTTCCTCATCTCGCAGCTGCACTGGGAGACCTGGCTGCGCTTCGGGGTCTGGCTCGTGATCGGACTCGTCGTCTACTTCGCCTACGGCCGCCGCCACTCGCTGATGAACCCCGACAGCCCCCGCCGCCGCCGCTGA
- a CDS encoding peptidase C14: MTPQEMTQTETAALRSRRMLLAGFGAAAIGGVAAVGMPAAAQAAGPVAPQSSSGSANVANGGTATELAKRKGKDGDLVRTTGYAAAGDGGDGLYRFVKKDAPAANGGTVLAGPKGGAWLLLHDGVVDFRMFGVMNAKVNADDALDAMVNDASIHRIEAHSDLNFVRRHKFSRSRIAFDFGGHLMTTVGIENAGKDDPFAAVMFFRGEVTDAVHEARLNEVVPDLGDVFPVADSSFFAVGDWYAAEVNALSGRWERELQRLVQVTQIVDGTHIRINYKNGWPLGKDRTMTWRRVVPVQDVTVSNLKFLGTGKDEYTGSHPLAFEYAVRCDVDHIDGTGTFWPLIQRRWNTYYSTVSCTLKNPTSVTWGGAGYLTQQIYCLYGYVANCHTANSRHLNDFTASAYCLVENCHGDGDDQGPFVTHGQYEHDLTYTGNSGLMTFANSGAAWGSAAKRITVRKHVCSWFVARVRITDLTLEDVQVIGKPSLAGSGMLWINADGAQLRGCTASDTLVITQASDNSGRPTVIADSHFTFVAPGELTNATVKTPVTFVDTVLDRVGGMKIAGSGAVTFRGSTLNAADDAAPIVSSSAQLRFEGSTLRNARIEAARGERQVVEVAGSDVSIKGGTGVSRTGDGELHLTLSDSSFRAEGSSTHVAVTKGATHYRAVGNRFEGGALELADAAFGGSSTLLHTGNVESGVTRTAFPAEGDRVVDTANLVV; this comes from the coding sequence ATGACCCCGCAGGAGATGACCCAGACCGAAACCGCCGCGCTGCGCAGTCGGCGCATGCTGCTCGCCGGTTTCGGCGCTGCCGCGATCGGTGGAGTGGCCGCCGTCGGCATGCCCGCAGCCGCGCAAGCCGCCGGCCCCGTGGCACCGCAGAGCTCGTCGGGTTCGGCGAACGTCGCCAACGGCGGCACCGCGACCGAGCTCGCGAAGCGCAAGGGGAAAGACGGCGACCTCGTGCGCACGACCGGGTACGCGGCGGCCGGGGACGGCGGCGACGGGCTGTACCGCTTCGTGAAGAAGGATGCTCCGGCGGCGAACGGCGGCACCGTGCTCGCCGGTCCGAAGGGCGGTGCGTGGCTGCTCCTGCACGACGGCGTCGTCGACTTCCGCATGTTCGGTGTGATGAACGCGAAGGTGAATGCCGACGACGCGCTCGACGCGATGGTGAACGATGCGAGCATCCACCGCATCGAGGCCCACAGCGACCTGAACTTCGTGCGTCGCCACAAGTTCTCGCGGTCGCGCATCGCCTTCGACTTCGGCGGCCACCTCATGACGACGGTCGGCATCGAGAACGCCGGCAAGGACGACCCCTTCGCCGCGGTCATGTTCTTCCGCGGCGAGGTGACGGATGCCGTGCACGAGGCGCGACTGAACGAGGTGGTCCCCGACCTCGGCGACGTCTTCCCGGTCGCCGACTCCTCCTTCTTCGCGGTCGGTGACTGGTACGCCGCCGAGGTGAACGCGCTGTCGGGGCGGTGGGAGCGCGAGCTGCAGCGGCTCGTGCAGGTCACGCAGATCGTCGACGGCACGCACATCCGCATCAACTACAAGAACGGCTGGCCGCTCGGCAAGGACCGCACGATGACGTGGCGCCGGGTGGTGCCGGTGCAGGACGTCACCGTGTCGAACCTGAAGTTCCTCGGCACCGGGAAGGACGAGTACACGGGCTCGCACCCGCTCGCCTTCGAATACGCGGTGCGCTGCGACGTCGACCACATCGACGGGACCGGCACGTTCTGGCCGCTCATCCAGCGCCGCTGGAACACCTACTACTCGACCGTGAGCTGCACGCTCAAGAACCCCACCTCGGTCACCTGGGGCGGCGCCGGCTACCTGACGCAGCAGATCTACTGCCTGTACGGATACGTCGCCAACTGCCACACCGCCAACTCGCGGCACCTGAACGACTTCACCGCGAGCGCCTACTGCCTCGTCGAGAACTGCCACGGCGACGGCGACGACCAGGGCCCGTTCGTCACGCACGGCCAGTACGAGCACGACCTCACCTACACCGGCAACTCGGGGCTGATGACGTTCGCGAACTCCGGTGCGGCCTGGGGATCGGCGGCCAAGCGCATCACGGTGCGCAAGCACGTGTGCTCGTGGTTCGTCGCCCGCGTGCGCATCACCGACCTCACGCTGGAAGACGTGCAGGTGATCGGCAAGCCCTCGCTCGCCGGCTCCGGAATGCTGTGGATCAATGCCGACGGCGCCCAGCTGCGGGGGTGCACGGCATCCGACACGCTCGTGATCACGCAGGCGTCGGACAACTCCGGGCGCCCGACGGTGATCGCCGACTCGCACTTCACGTTCGTCGCTCCCGGCGAGCTCACCAATGCCACCGTGAAGACCCCGGTCACGTTCGTCGACACCGTGCTCGACCGGGTCGGCGGCATGAAGATCGCGGGCTCGGGTGCGGTCACGTTCCGCGGCTCGACCCTGAACGCGGCGGATGACGCGGCGCCGATCGTGTCGTCGTCGGCGCAGCTGCGATTCGAGGGGTCGACGCTGCGCAACGCCCGCATCGAGGCGGCGCGGGGTGAGCGCCAGGTGGTCGAGGTCGCGGGTTCGGATGTGTCGATCAAGGGCGGCACCGGTGTCTCGCGGACCGGAGACGGCGAGTTGCACCTGACGCTGTCCGACAGCAGTTTCCGCGCCGAGGGATCATCCACCCACGTCGCGGTCACGAAGGGGGCGACGCACTACCGCGCGGTCGGCAACCGCTTCGAGGGCGGTGCGCTCGAGCTGGCGGATGCCGCGTTCGGCGGCTCGTCGACCCTGCTGCACACCGGCAACGTGGAGTCGGGCGTCACCCGCACGGCCTTCCCCGCCGAGGGCGACCGCGTCGTCGACACCGCCAACCTCGTGGTCTGA
- a CDS encoding SDR family NAD(P)-dependent oxidoreductase yields the protein MAQKTIVLTGASDGIGAAAARHLASPSNRLILVGRSVDKTRAVAEETGSDWFTADFARLDDVRALAQKITDAVGDDGIHVLANNAGGIFGDQTPTVDGFEKTMQVNHLAPFLLTNLLLPQLLASGGAVINTSSIAHRLFGHIDVDDLDNARRFSPNKAYGDAKLANVLFAESLHTKFHADGLSAVAFHPGTVQTNFASDSSSIMRLLYRTPLKHLLLIGADKGGDTLRWFIEGTPGETWISGAYYDERTLTTKVNPQVNDPDLAEALWQRSAALVGIPSP from the coding sequence GTGGCCCAGAAGACGATCGTCCTCACCGGGGCATCTGACGGGATCGGCGCGGCGGCCGCCCGCCACCTCGCCTCACCGTCGAACCGGCTCATCCTGGTCGGCCGATCGGTCGATAAGACCCGCGCCGTCGCGGAGGAGACCGGATCGGACTGGTTCACCGCCGACTTCGCGCGCCTCGACGACGTGCGAGCACTCGCCCAGAAGATCACGGACGCCGTCGGGGACGACGGCATCCACGTCCTGGCGAACAACGCCGGGGGCATCTTCGGGGATCAGACCCCGACCGTCGACGGCTTCGAGAAGACGATGCAGGTCAATCACCTGGCGCCGTTCCTGCTCACGAACCTGCTGCTGCCGCAGCTGTTGGCATCCGGCGGCGCGGTCATCAACACCTCGAGCATCGCGCACCGCCTCTTCGGGCACATCGACGTCGACGACCTCGACAACGCCCGCCGCTTCAGCCCGAACAAGGCCTATGGCGACGCGAAGCTCGCCAACGTGCTGTTCGCGGAGAGCCTGCACACGAAGTTCCACGCCGACGGACTCAGCGCAGTGGCGTTCCACCCCGGCACCGTGCAGACGAACTTCGCGTCCGACTCGTCGAGCATCATGCGGCTGCTCTACCGCACGCCGCTCAAACACCTCCTGCTGATCGGGGCGGACAAGGGCGGCGACACTCTGCGCTGGTTCATCGAGGGCACCCCCGGCGAGACGTGGATCTCCGGCGCGTACTACGACGAGCGCACCCTCACCACGAAGGTCAACCCGCAGGTGAACGACCCGGATCTCGCCGAGGCCCTCTGGCAGCGCAGTGCCGCCCTCGTCGGCATCCCGTCCCCCTGA